In the Gossypium raimondii isolate GPD5lz chromosome 9, ASM2569854v1, whole genome shotgun sequence genome, one interval contains:
- the LOC105800075 gene encoding uncharacterized protein LOC105800075: MDLELNFEISRTAEFILNRNFTRVALQFPDDLLKHSTKVVTCLRNKLGSGNKVGLFVMADTTFGSCCVDEVGASHIGADCVIHYGHTCLSPTSTLPAFCVFGKASISIPLCVEKLSSYFGTNGKPIVVLYGLEYAHAISHIKEAMVEAMPKTKLELIFADIMCSIINPLEDHRKSDELGYLGSCSSVNSLGAATGTRCSLGGLIWDLLEGRRMEDYLLLWIGPDNSAFSNVVLTFNGCEIVRYDATEDQLVTDVSQQKRILKRRYYLVERAKDANMVGILVGTLGVAGYLHMIRQMKELIMLAGKKAYTLVMGRPNPAKLANFPECDVFIYVSCAQTALLDSKEFLAPVITPFEAMLAFSRGSQWTGTYIMEFRDLINSSQLEVSKQPEEARFSFLKGGYVEDFELQENGDGDNDGTLALANVTEKALQLRDRDPDSLVKGIAKSGAEFFVTRSYHGLETQANSSSPEPYLIGRSGKASGYKDERSEPETL, translated from the exons ATGGACTTGGAATTGAACTTCGAAATCAGCCGCACAGCAGAGTTCATTCTAAATAGGAACTTCACAAGAGTTGCTCTGCAG TTCCCAGATGACTTGTTGAAACATTCAACAAAAGTCGTTACTTGTCTAAGAAACAAGCTTGGGTCTGGTAATAAAGTCGGGTTATTCGTAATGGCAGACACAACATTTGGGAGTTGTTGTGTTGATGAAGTGGGAGCTTCTCATATCGGTGCTGATTGCGTTATACATTATGGCCATACCTGTCTCAGCCC AACCTCAACTCTTCCTGCATTCTGTGTCTTTGGAAAGGCTTCAATCAGCATACCTCTTTGTGTCGAGAAGTTATCAAGTTACTTTGGGACCAATGGCAAACCTATTGTG GTTCTTTATGGGTTAGAGTATGCACATGCGATATCACATATCAAAGAGGCAATGGTGGAAGCTATGCCTAAGACCAAATTGGAGCTCATTTTTGCTGATATTATGTGTTCCATTATTAATCCATTAGAAGATCATAGGAAGTCCGACGAACTTGGATATTTGGGCAGCTGTTCATCTGTTAACAGTTTAGGTGCGGCAACTGGTACTAGGTGTAGTCTAGGAGGCTTGATATGGGATCTACTAGAAGGACGGAGAATGGAAGATTACTTGCTTTTATGGATTGGGCCTGACAATTCAGCTTTTTCCAATGTTGTGCTGACATTTAATGGCTGTGAGATAG TCAGATATGATGCAACAGAGGATCAATTAGTGACAGATGTTTCACAACAGAAAAGGATCCTTAAGCGTAG ATATTATCTAGTGGAGAGAGCAAAAGATGCTAATATGGTTGGGATTTTAGTAGGAACTCTTGGTGTGG CTGGCTACCTTCACATGATTCGTCAGATGAAGGAACTGATCATGCTTGCTGGGAAAAAGGCCTACACTCTTGTCATGGGAAGACCGAACCCTGCCAAACTTGCTAATTTTCCTGAA TGTGATGTTTTCATCTACGTCTCATGTGCGCAAACTGCACTTTTGGATAGCAAAGAGTTCTTAGCACCTGTTATTACTCCATTTGAAGCCATGCTAGCTTTCAGCAG AGGAAGCCAGTGGACGGGAACATATATAATGGAATTTCGAGATTTAATCAATTCATCTCAATTGGAGGTAAGTAAGCAACCTGAAGAAGCACGGTTTTCGTTCCTTAAAGGCGGATATGTTGAAGATTTTGAACTCCAAG AGAATGGAGATGGAGATAATGATGGCACTCTTGCCTTAGCTAATGTAACCGAGAAGGCTCTGCAATTGCGTGACCGAGACCCTGATTCTCTTGTCAAAGGAATAGCTAAATCGGGAGCTGAATTTTTCGTTACACGATCTTATCATGGTCTTGAAACACAAGCCAACAGCTCCTCACCGGAGCCATATTTAATTGGAAGAAGTGGAAAGGCATCAGGCTACAAAGATGAGAGAAGTGAGCCTGAAACTTTGTAA
- the LOC105800074 gene encoding nuclear poly(A) polymerase 1 yields the protein MGSPGLGTGNSGQRLGITEPISLGGPTEYDVIKTRELEKYLQNVGLYESQEEAVSREEVLGRLDQIVKNWVKAISRAKGLNEQLVQEANAKIFTFGSYRLGVHGPGADIDTLCVGPRHATREEDFFGELHKMLSEMPEVSELHPVPDAHVPIMKFKFKGVSIDLLYAKLSLWVIPEDLDISQDSILQNTDDQTVRSLNGCRVTDQILRLVPNIQNFRTTLRCMRFWAKRRGVYSNVAGFLGGINWALLVARICQLYPNALPNMLVSRFFRVYTQWRWPNPVMLCAIKEGSLGLQVWDPRKNPKDRYHLMPIITPAYPSMNSSYNVSSSTLRIMTDEFQRGSEICEAMEANKADWDALFEAYAFFEAYKNYLQIDISAENDDDLRNWKGWVESRLRQLTLKIERHTYNMLQCHPHPGDFQDNSRPFHCSYFMGLQRKLGVPVNEGEQFDIRLTVEEFKHSVNTYTLWKPGMEIRVSHVKRRSIPSFVFPGGVRPSRPSKATWDSRRASDAKVSGHAGSDKPGEVKGAADGQVDGKKRKRADDSADTQLKNSKYITAVPSSSAEVQAGSPGGTVSPCSLKGDNVDATGLVEPTRGKDESNMTNGSKTSSTDELSSLNSEVDGSLRCIPPHTGLHVTADASSSKEAEKLAIEQIMSGPYVSHQAFPEEPEELEDDLEFRNRVVSVGNTNNGPLQAPVSDAAGAAPIISSNGAGPSISLHASGSIEELEPAELTAMTSIPVAPVVQKKPLIRLNFTSLGKASEKSG from the exons atggggAGTCCTGGATTGGGAACTGGAAACAGTGGGCAAAGGTTAGGCATCACGGAACCTATTTCGTTGGGAGGACCGACTGAATATGATGTGATCAAAACCCGAGAGCTTGAGAAG TATTTGCAAAATGTGGGATTGTACGAGAGTCAAGAGGAGGCTGTTAGTCGAGAGGAAGTATTGGGGAGGCTTGATCAG ATTGTGAAGAATTGGGTTAAGGCAATTAGCCGTGCTAAAGGTTTGAATGAGCAATTGGTTCAAGAAGCAAATGCTAAGATATTCACTTTTGGTTCTTATCGGCTAGGG GTACATGGTCCTGGTGCAGATATAGATACCCTTTGTGTGGGACCTAGACATGCGACACGAGAA GAGGATTTCTTTGGTGAACTACACAAGATGCTATCAGAGATGCCTGAAGTGTCGGAATTGCACCCTGTGCCTGATGCTCATGTCCCGATcatgaaattcaaattcaaaggAGTTTCCATAGATCTTCTTTATGCAAAACTCTCACTTTGGGTTATTCCTGAA GACTTGGATATTTCGCAAGATTCTATATTACAAAATACAGATGACCAGACAGTTCGTAGTCTTAATGGTTGCAGAGTCACTGACCAAATTTTACGGTTGGTTCCAAATATTCAG AATTTCCGTACAACTTTGAGATGCATGAGATTTTGGGCAAAACGTCGTGGTGTTTATTCTAAT GTTGCTGGTTTTCTTGGTGGTATAAACTGGGCTTTGCTTGTTGCTCGCATATGTCAGCTATACCCTAATGCTTTGCCCAATATGTTAGTTTCTCGATTTTTTAGGGTGTATACCCAGTGGCGTTGGCCAAACCCTGTCATGCTTTGTGCAATCAAGGAAGGATCTCTTGGTCTTCAAGTTTGGGATCCCCGAAAAAATCCTAAAGATAGATATCATTTGATGCCTATAATTACTCCTGCTTATCCTTCTATGAACTCTAGTTACAATGTGTCATCAAGTACTTTGCGAATCATGACAGATGAATTTCAGAGGGGTAGTGAAATTTGTGAG GCTATGGAGGCAAACAAAGCTGACTGGGATGCCCTTTTTGAGGCTTATGCCTTCTTCGAAGCATACAAGAATTATCTACAAATAGATATCTCTGCCgaaaatgatgatgatttaaGAAATTGGAAAGGCTGGGTTGAGTCCCGTCTCCGTCAACTCACATTGAAG aTTGAAAGGCACACATATAACATGCTTCAATGCCACCCACATCCTGGCGATTTTCAAGACAATTCTAGGCCCTTCCATTGCAGTTACTTTATGGGCTTGCAACGCAAACTAGGAGTTCCAGTAAATGAAGGCGAACAATTTGATATAAGGTTAACTGTCGAGGAGTTTAAACACTCTGTTAATACGTACACTTTGTGGAAGCCTGGAATGGAAATCCGTGTATCTCATGTAAAACGTAGGAGCATACCTAGCTTTGTATTTCCTGGTGGTGTCCGTCCTTCCCGTCCATCTAAAGCAACCTGGGATAGTAGGAGGGCATCAGATGCAAAAGTTTCTGGTCATGCTGGTTCAGACAAGCCTGGTGAAGTTAAAGGAGCTGCAGATGGACAGGTTGATGGAAAGAAGAGGAAGAGGGCAGATGACAGTGCAGATACTCAATTGAAAAACAGCAAATATATCACTGCTGTGCCTTCTTCTAGTGCAGAAGTTCAGGCGGGTAGTCCTGGCGGTACTGTGAGTCCTTGTTCCTTGAAGGGTGACAATGTAGATGCAACAGGATTGGTTGAACCAACAAGGGGAAAAGATGAGAGCAATATGACAAATGGCTCAAAAACTTCAAGTACAGATGAACTTTCTTCCCTCAACAGTGAGGTTGATGGATCACTTAGATGTATTCCTCCACATACGGGTTTGCATGTGACCGCTGATGCATCAAGCTCTAAAGAGGCAGAGAAGTTGGCTATTGAGCAGATAATGTCTGGTCCATATGTCTCCCACCAAGCTTTTCCAGAGGAACCTGAAGAGCTTGAAGATGATTTAGAATTTAGGAACCGGGTTGTATCTGTGGGGAACACTAACAATGGCCCTCTGCAGGCTCCAGTGTCAGATGCAGCAGGAGCTGCACCGATAATTTCAAGCAATGGAGCTGGTCCTTCCATCAGTTTACATGCTAGCGGGAGTATAGAGGAGTTAGAG CCTGCGGAACTTACTGCAATGACATCAATCCCTGTTGCACCTGTGGTCCAGAAGAAGCCGCTAATAAG ATTGAACTTCACGTCCTTGGGTAAGGCTTCGGAGAAAAGTGGGTAA